Genomic DNA from Macadamia integrifolia cultivar HAES 741 chromosome 6, SCU_Mint_v3, whole genome shotgun sequence:
ACCAAGGCTTCAAATTCTTTCTCTGCCCGCAGTTTTTCTTCTAGGATGGAATCCCTCTCAAGCTTAAGCTTGCTTAATTCTTGTTTTACAAACTCCAACTCCTTCATCACTTGTGCATATTGGAGATTATCTGCTCTCCCACCCCAATTCTTCTGCAGCTTTTCAAACTCGTACTTCTGCGCTTTTTCTTTCAGGTTTGATTCCTCAATTCGCAAAGTGAGATCCTTTACTCTCATCCTTGCGGTATACAGCTCAGATTCAGCTTGGGCCTTAATAGATTCGGCAAGCTTTTTGTTCTCACTGAGGTGACCAATGTCCCTCATCGCCACATGGAGTTCTTCTGCTCTCGAAGGAGGTTTCTGTAAATCAGAAAATGTCATCTGGGTTCTCTTTGGCTGAggtttttcttcattgattCTCTCTCCAAACAAGCTAATCGCTGCTTTAACCGACCCAATTTGCATTCTATTGGCTGTCTCTGTTCTCCCTATTTCCATCCTCGAGATGATTTCTTCAACTGTGATATCTCTTCATTCGTTATCTTCGACTGGAAGATGAGTCtttagaagaggaaggagaagggagtggagaggggcggctggagaagaaagatggaagagaggaagaagaagaagaagaagaagaagaagaagaagaagaaaaagacatgaaagaagaaaggaaggaggcGGCCAGTTtgtttggagaagaaaaagaagagtagGGATGGGGATTAGGTTAGggctgagatcctaatctaagggtctagattaaaaggacaaaaaacaatttaaagaaaaaactaaaccaaattaatctacttaagtaaacatgttaaataaaaaaaaaatcaattaaacctaattaatctaaaagaatcaattaaacctaaatacctttaattggaccggaataaattaattcacatctaataaaccgtattgaaccaaactgaaactaattaaacataattaatctaaataaatcaattattaataaattagaaactaatctattaattaaattaattctaaatcgctattgaaagaaaataaataaataaataaataccttaaaccggctttaatcaataaacaaagggagataacccttgtgctttaaggccaaaaccgaaccgaatcgaaccgGACTAAGTCTCccagctcaaggaaggattacacatttaaatttttatactttgagagattctttatttagagaaagggaattagcaaaaaccatattccttctctccaATCTCCTCctctttggaagagaggaagggctattcttatagccttgggacttgggacaattctatcatattttcgatgtgggactaaaaatctagagagaattatccaaaaaggcttgcttttggacaaaggggtttgggcgccatgtggcaccctttggttgctcggaatagaatttgataccaaactttggagtcaactttcgggggtcatatatttcaaaccgtttgtcggaattcgaAGTGTagtatgtcgttagaaagctcagtccgagcactatccaatgatgtgagacatgatTGCAGTCTCGACCGGgaacctttacgaaaatatgcataaaatagggacccggatcatataatgaaagagagaattgagcgtcgattcgcatagttctcgcatcaaagtgtaatgttcgacttgaggggacaaacaacaataatccataacatcaaattataatttttgaaaacattttctcttgaaagtttataggaaaaaatggtcattttctactctaagtttgaaaattctccaagtctaaaatatccaacatgtaatccttcatattgtcatcattgccggggggtgacaaaattctgTGTTTACACTATCTTGGGGCATGAAGGCTCCCCTTCTAGTCTTGGGAGCACAATATACACTCTCCCCGGCGCTTGAAATCCCAGTAATAGCACCAAACTCGGCTGTGGTGAAGGAGAGGTCTACTCCCATAACTCGGCTCGTGAGACGATAATCATTCTCCCCTACTTCCTCGCCCTTcagattgcaaaagaacatttggacCAAACGGGGATAACATCTGTCCCCTAGGTCTAACAGCGGTGACCAACCCAGTGCCTGGAACCGCCTTGCTATACCAAAGGAAGGCATCTGACCATGCAATATTGTCTTCCTAGAATCCACAAGTTTACTTCCAAACACCCCCCATTTCTGTGAACTCTTCGCAGAGCTAAACCAAAATCCGTCAAAGTTAGGTTCTGGAGGAGCTGGAATCTGCCTCACAGCATTTCGACTACATGTGTCTCTTCTAGAACTCATGACTGCATACAAACATAACAAATATACATATCCAACTAAGTGTATGCAAAAGGAAAGACACCTTTGGaaagaatgcaagaaatttcacataaatcGCTAGTTAGGGTtttacagagaagaaaatttggggaaaatcGAAAATCTAGCAAAAATGGGAGGAAAACCTTACCTTTTGCGTGAAATGTGGCGTGGATTGGCGGAAAAAATCATCGGATGATGTTCTTCCAACCTTGGGAGAGCTCTCTGGTCGTTCTTGACAAGAAAAGGAAGTGGTTATGGTGAAAACGGGAGTTCTCGGCCAACCCTTTTAAAAGACAGTAAAAGTGTTCACCGGCTggctgtttgagatttaaaatgtaaccgcaagcgtacggatcagtgtagctacgggtcgaacacagggagagcaaccactttattttttatttcttttaataatgcgaaagtgaactgattaatggttgtgatctaattctaattaccgtcctaaaaataacgtcctaaccattcgtcatctaagaatttaaagacgcaagccccgcaattaaaattaaataaataaataactgaaaataaacaacccacgcaattaaaaaaataataaNNNNNNNNNNNNNNNNNNNNNNNNNNNNNNNNNNNNNNNNNNNNNNNNNNNNNNNNNNNNNNNNNNNNNNNNNNNNNNNNNNNNNNNNNNNNNNNNNNNNATATTCATAGGCATCGGTGTATCGATACCAATATTGATATGATCCACTAAATCCATGGCGAGAGCCAATGAAAATACATGAATAAATATCCACAAAGATGTCGTTTTCCATTTTAAGGAGGATGCAGTGGGCCGATCATTCTCCCCTCTCATGTGTCTAGGTGCAAGGATCTCATTCTCATACAAAAACTTTTTTCTCAATATACAGACATAGATTATAGACAAAATCTAtgccaatatatagaaaagtatttctttgcttttcttttattacaTTCCAAACAAAGTCTTATATTTTCACATATCTGAATAAAATCATTTTAAGATAtatttaaaattattatttacccTCATGTATAGCCCCTATAGGGGAGGCGGGAGAGTAGCTCCCAATGTGGTTGTGGAATCCGCGTCTCTCTATGACACTACCTGCACACACACAGAGGCACGTAGGTATGTCTGCGTGTGAACCATTTGGGATTGACAGCCACTTTTCATGGTACATGTACTGTGCTACTGCCTGATGACCAGATCCAATAGCACCTGGGCTCGTGAAAGACTCCGCCATTACCTAGGGGtccgtttggtaatgtttcgtttttattatttctgttgtttttgttcatagaaataacagaaataaaCAACAGAAATGACTTAAAATGcttttgataaagttgttccgtttctcttgattttagaaatataaatcaaaatttatatcaatttcTCTTCCTAGAAACGCAAGTGGCTAAACAAGTACGCTTTCTGGAAACGAATGAAATCCCTGCTCGACAAAGGAggaggatttggggttttggtgtTCTGGATGCATCTAGCGTCTTGTAtaaatgcttcttcttcttcgtcgtgGTTCTAGTCTTCGCAATTCCTGATCAATCTCATTATCGAAGAGGGAGAAAACCGATAAATCCGCCGAAGAAGCCATATGCCTATCGTCTAGCGACAACCCTAAACCCATTGAAACCGATTGCGTTTACAGAAAATCCacagaggggagagagattacAGGGAAGGATGTATTGTCGATGAGATTGATCGGCAAAATTTGGAGGGTTGAAGAAGGCGATTGGTGTGGACATCTGACCATTAACGGGCAATAAGTTCTTGgaattaacaaataaataagtCTCTTGAACATGCGCATACATGAAACTAATTGAAGATTGAGGATCGAAGAACAACAATGCGTGAAATTTGCAtttgttagggttttaagagAATGAATTATGTTAATCTTCTGATCAAGGGTTACGATTAGTGCTGTTGATGTTGTTGCTACTGTAAGAATTGATGCTGTTGAGGCATGGCCATGGAAGATGAATGAATTTGGGGTTTATGGTGAAGAAATTCATGCAGAGGAGAGTTGCAGAAGTTAGCAGAGAAAAGAAGCGGAAAcatttttagaaacaagttttatcaaacaccttgaATTCTATTTCTATTATTAGAAATGGagatttatgtttctgtcgtttcttgacacagaaacgacagaaTCGGGCCCTAGGTGTCATTTCTTACTCTCAATTCCCCAACAAGGCTGCTGGGTGTGGATGTAACTAATTAGGACCTttatcagaaaaaagaaaaaaagaaaaagaaaaagtacatGTGATAGGAAAGTCCATGCACATTAGTTGTTATATTAGAGATCACAGTGGGCCCATTTAATTAACATATTTTAGTGGGCCATTCAAATTTGGCTTGGAACTCTCAAAAGACTACCCTTATGATATGCATGGATATCAAAGAACACACTTGTCAGCCGCACGAATCCAGATTCCAGACTCGACTTATATTGACATAATTTGTCCCCTTAATGTGTCAAAGTTCCCTTGATCTGTtgttcagaagaaaaaaaatctacaatgTCTAATTATGAAGTTTTATCATCCCAATGCATGAGAATTATGGGTGCTCAAAAAGTTTCAAAAATAGTAAAGTATTTTAAATATCTGGAAGAGGGTTTCTGATTGTGTAGAGTGGAATATGCACGTTACATCAATAGCAGTGTAAGAAACAGTATCATGGGAAGACTCATTCTGAACATAAGAGAAAATGATTAAAATGTAAAGCGGGCAATTAAAATGTAAAGCGGGCAATGTATATTGTAAACTACCCTAGCATCGTTGGAAAGTTAATCgctattttcttatttgttttttatattttttgtgcaAGACCCACAACTTGACAAATAAGGATCACAAGAGACTGGGAAGGAACCATGAAAGACTAGAACAAGACCCATAATGAATCTTCTAGGTCACAGTTATTACGAATTATTAAACTACTATTATTATGTAAAGAAGATGGAGGTAGCAGGGTTGGACTATCAACTTTAGATTTACGATAGACCTTAAGATTGAAATTTTGATACTCTCATGGATCATATATGCAAAACTTATTTTTTAGGGTTCTTTCCGTTCCACTTCTTCTCGTTTCAgttgattctttcttttttctcttttttctcttttttgttggaGGTGTAGGTGGTTTAAGGGTGTGGGGTTAAGTATTTTTTGAAGTAAGAATTGAAGAGTTTGTTCAAATCGagattttggattttcaaagtgACTATTTGGGTCGATTTGAACATGACTGTTGGGTCCTGTAAACAAAGAGAAAGCCTTTAACTCTCTACTTTAGGGAACTTGTGGGTTTTCTCTTATTGCAATAGCTGTTTTGTTTCTAATAATAGTAGAAGCTTTGGTTGATTTGTTCTGTGTAGTTTTAATGATATCAGAAATTTGATGttataatttcaaattatttatcAAACTATATATTAACCACTGCAGGATGAAAATGGGTTCACGTTCAGGTCGAGACATGTTGAGTTATCTGCCAGAAGGAATACTGGAAAATAACTTTTCATGTTTCTCAATAAGAGATGTGGTGAGGTGCAGTGTCCTATCAACTAATTGGAGATACAAATGGGTTTCAGCTCCACATCTCATATTCACTGATGGTTGTATACCAGTTTCTATTGATTCACTTGGTCATAGTCATAGTCATGGTCaccataaatttttggaaattgtCAATCTAGTTCTCCTACTTCATATGGGCCCAATTCTGAAATTCCATATCTATAGTGGGCAGTTAAGAACCTGTTCAGAAATAAACAGCTGGATTCTTTACCTCAGGTTAAAGAATTCTGTCAAAGAATTTGGACTTGAGATTTTAAAATCTGTGAATTATACTATTCATCCATATTTATACTCCTAAGATAATTGAATTTTCTAGCACTGAGTGGCCGTATAATTAAACTTTCTAAGACGTTTGAAGGTTTCAGTTGTCTTATAACCCTGCTTCTTCAAAATGTTACACTCTCTGATGCAACATTGAAATGTTTGGTTTCTACCTGCCCTAAACTTGAAAGCTTGAGATTGATTGATATCGATGGTCCTATTCATATTGAACTAAGCAATCCAAAACTCAACTACTTGGAAATCTCTGGAAAATACTTTGGCATATGCCTCAAAAGATTTGAGTATGCTAGTTGATACAAGCTTTGTGATAAAAGATGTGGCTCATCCTGTCTGcaattttattaatatttttggcTCTCTATCTAATATTCAAAAGCTTGTTATGGAAGGCTGGTCTCAATAGGGattagaacattttttttttttttttatttactctgCAATTGTCATCTATGCACACTGCTGATTCATTATATGTTTTACTAGAAAATTTGCAGTTGCTTTCTAAACCATTTCACATATTACTTTCTCCCTTTAGGCATTGTGTGGACTTTCAGAGAATGACATCTTCTCATTTCAATTCAGGTGAGGCTGTAGAATATAAGGTATATAAGAACTATTGAAGCCAAGTAATGTTATGCAATGTAGGGCCAATTGTGTTGTTATTTGAGAGCTGCTGCTAAAAAAAAGAACCATGCCCACTTGTATAGTTGGATAAAATCTCAAGTTATAAGTAATTACAACGGTTCAACAATTGAAAATTATGCTAAAATATTCAATTAGAAAGAGTGCCATGAAGTTGACCGCCAAATTTTGTTGtctatgtattaaaaaaatttagagtAACCAAGTATCTCTGGGCAAGGCCAAGGAGTGGGGCATTCGCCCCAACTTTAGATTCTAGTGCCTCCACGCGATCAGTCCCCTTCTCATGCATTTTCCTATTACTTGGATTTATATATCTAGGCAAGGGTTTGGATTTCAATCATATACCTTCTCATTCATGTATTCTTGTACACCCTTCTAGTGgtcatgaatttttttaaaaagattcttccttttagttatttatttatttgtgacAATTGGGGTGAGGAGGGAAGGATTACTAACTAATATCGTCCCCACAGTGCATTTCAACATGCATATACACTTCACTATCATGCACCATCAAGAAAATGTATCATGGATTCACTTTCTATGGATGGTTGCTTTCCCCTCATTTGGTTGACAtcatgttctttttttatttttttttattgttaaataTTTCCTTCTTGAAGTCAATTTTTCTTGGTTTCCTTACTTTAATGAAGTACATTTCTAAGCTGTCCTCCCCCACATAAATAAGGCCAATTAAGCAACGTTAATGAACCGTATGGCAAGCTCTACCTCACCTATTACAGATTGGAGATATAGTTACTATCGGAGATATAATTGCTGTTGTAATATTAGTTGTTTAGAGGAAAGACTCATTTAATCTCGTATATAGCATAgagcatataaaaaaaaaattatagaatctATATTACATACATATCTCAAGCAGGATTCGAACCAAAGCATAGACAGACGAGTGAGTTGTTCACAGTCAACTGTTCTACCACTGAGCATTAGAGACCCGAAGCTCGAGTATGGTCTGTACACCATTTGAGATGGAAAGGAAGATGAAGcgccccccaccccaaaaaaaaaaaaaaataaataaaaaaataaaaaaaaaggattcactCTATATGGATGGTTACTTTcagtgagagagaagaagaagaatttaccTAATTATCGTCAACCATCAAGAAAATGTAACATGGATTCACTCTATATGGATGGTTACTTTCCCCTTCTATGATTGACATTATgttcttagtttttattttttcctttttattgttaaatattttcttcttgaaGTCAACTTTTCTTGGTTTCctttaaaaagacaaaaaaatgaatgagagaaagaagaagaagcagaataaaTGTAAcatgaaatatgaaatatgaaatagaagtgaacactaaaaaaaaaaaaagagactaatTTACAAATGCATGCATTTACTGAAGATCAAGAACTTACCATCAATCTGCCTTCAAATCACAACACATATCATAAATTGAAAAGAGAGATCTGGGCCATTAGAATACATTTTCCTTCTAATAGAGCAATAGGGTTGGCTACCTAGTAGCAGCTAGAGCATGAATATATCCTTATTACTTCTGATAGAAACCACTTTATTAACATACAAACCATCCTGTTCAAAGTCCCAAAGCTTCATTTCCCTCTCAAGGAAATGACAAAATTAACAAACTTACCCTCCTCCTTTGAGAGATGGTCACTAACATTCTCCATGTACCTACTAAACAAAATATCAATTATATTATCCTCAAAGTGATAAGCAATCAAGGGTTCTACCACTGCTCTTATACACTTTGCTGTTTTCTGCGCACTTATAAATCTATCAAACATGAAGCCTTCGTTGTCATCATAATCACTCCCATCCCAATTGACGTCAAAGATATCTAGTTGATCAAGATAAAATGATCCTTCTGCACAAACTATATCCTCTAACTCTTTACGAGAAGGCATATAGAAAGGCAAATTGAATGAATCCACTTGTGCTTCTTCAATGAGACCCTAAAACAAATTAAGAAacatttaataaattgaatatgaagaaaatcaatggtattTAAACACGAATTTGTTGGATTTATCTACATGGTAAGCGCTAAGCATAAATACCTCGGAGACCAAGTCATTTAGTGCCTTAGACAAGAGCTCGAAAAAGTAACCCTCTTTGCCAAAGAGATCTTCATTTTTCCTGCCTAACATTGTTATAACCATTCTCCCTCCTGGTGTTATTTCCTTGGAGCCTAAACTGAGAAATAAGGAGAAATCCTTTTGAAATTGCTCTAAGTACCCTTTGAACACAGTAGGAGGACTTCTTGTTGCCAAGTAAATGTTCCCCTTATCGTCACTTTCAACTGTTGGAGGAACCTATATTATGCATCAAGGTTAAGAAATATATCAACACTTGTATGAATGCGCATGATAGTAAGGATATTCGTTCTGTgttacaaaattttttttctagtcTAGCTAGACTTCCTCTACGCTTAACGCTCACGCATGCCATTTTTTCTTCTAGAAATACCCTTCTATAGATGCACTCTAAATGACAGTCAGTGGGACATGTGTAGAGTGCTGATGTACATGCACTGTACTTACATCAAAACCAGATATCTATCATCTAGACATATAACTGGCCATCCAGAATACCCCAATTATTACAGCTTCAACGAGAGGAATTCATCTGGCACCGATGTCTCTTGAAATATCATACCTTTCTCGTTATCTCCCTTATTACTTATTTCCTTGTATTGTTTCTCTTCCACCTtagtaacatttttttttccttttcaccaGGAACCCTTAGAACCTGCCCGGTTTTACGGTTTAGGCCCAAAGGTAAACCCCCGTTACACGTAGTCACACCTAACCCATGTAATAGATAAGTCGCGAGGAGACTCAAACTGGAGACGTTTGTTAATTCCAGCTTACTTACGTTGTCCATCTAAAATTCCTTACTACGTAAATTCTCTTCATGTCTATCCCTTAATCAATGGATATCATGCATGtaattcttgtatatatatcatcacATGTGAAATCAATATAATCAATCAAGAATTTTTCTCAAGCTAACATTGAAGTTTTACATGGTATCATAGGGGCGCAAGAGTTCAATCGTATGTGGTAGAGAAGGTGGAGAAATTAGTTAAGTTGCAAACCTGAGAGAGCCAATGAACACTATAAGAGGAATGAAGTCTATGGTGCTGCTTGGAAAAAGCCTATCATAGAAAGACCCAGGTAATCCTGTGATAGAACATGGCCCAAAATTTTCacccttctccttctttagtTGCTCAGAGAAGGTTGGCA
This window encodes:
- the LOC122081577 gene encoding protein PLASTID MOVEMENT IMPAIRED 2-like produces the protein MEIGRTETANRMQIGSVKAAISLFGERINEEKPQPKRTQMTFSDLQKPPSRAEELHVAMRDIGHLSENKKLAESIKAQAESELYTARMRVKDLTLRIEESNLKEKAQKYEFEKLQKNWGGRADNLQYAQVMKELEFVKQELSKLKLERDSILEEKLRAEKEFEALVSKFKFHSSTVEILRKEIEEANEEQVLVHLARMETVKELEAIEAQRGAEASQFSVKLGRTRSRIKDMTQELDDAKELERKLATTTSDVNVIESELQSSASFSLLLPCCCNHYPAAPFLLLLVPPSFISTKALNPLNLILPFPSFSLTQSGN
- the LOC122080820 gene encoding benzoate carboxyl methyltransferase-like gives rise to the protein MEAQQVLHMNLSNGETSYATNSNLQVPPTVESDDKGNIYLATRSPPTVFKGYLEQFQKDFSLFLSLGSKEITPGGRMVITMLGRKNEDLFGKEGYFFELLSKALNDLVSEGLIEEAQVDSFNLPFYMPSRKELEDIVCAEGSFYLDQLDIFDVNWDGSDYDDNEGFMFDRFISAQKTAKCIRAVVEPLIAYHFEDNIIDILFSRYMENVSDHLSKEEGKFVNFVISLRGK